The following coding sequences are from one Mesorhizobium onobrychidis window:
- a CDS encoding tyrosine recombinase XerC produces the protein MQEFLIPAKPDLQGARESWLKMLARERRLSPETVEAYERDTRQFLHFLTGHCGGSPGISDIADLRPADLRGFLAARRAGGAGARTLGRGLAGIRSLLRFLERRGLVNAAGAAALRAPRQPKSLPKPLTASDAKHVVSVEGQLAEEPWIAARNAAVLTLLYGSGLRISEALGLSGADLSSPDETVLRVTGKGGKTRLVPVLPIGLRAIAEYRRLCPYHLDPKGLLFRGARGGPLNPAIVQRDMAKLRSALNLPDTATPHALRHSFATHLLGRGGDLRTIQELLGHASLSTTQIYTGVDTARLLEVYEAAHPRA, from the coding sequence ATGCAGGAATTCCTCATCCCGGCCAAACCAGACCTTCAGGGGGCCCGCGAAAGCTGGCTGAAGATGCTGGCGCGCGAGCGCCGGCTGTCGCCGGAAACCGTGGAAGCCTATGAGCGCGACACGCGCCAGTTCCTGCACTTCCTGACCGGCCATTGCGGCGGTTCGCCCGGCATTTCGGATATCGCGGATCTGCGCCCGGCCGATCTGCGCGGCTTTCTCGCCGCCCGCCGCGCCGGAGGCGCCGGCGCCCGCACGCTCGGACGCGGGCTCGCCGGCATCCGCTCGCTGCTGCGCTTTCTGGAGCGGCGCGGCCTCGTCAATGCGGCGGGTGCTGCGGCACTGCGCGCGCCGCGGCAGCCGAAGTCGCTGCCCAAGCCGCTGACGGCAAGCGATGCGAAACACGTCGTTTCGGTGGAGGGCCAGTTGGCGGAGGAACCGTGGATCGCTGCCCGCAACGCCGCCGTGCTGACGCTGCTCTACGGCTCGGGCCTGCGCATTTCCGAGGCGCTCGGCCTGTCCGGCGCCGATCTGTCGTCGCCTGATGAAACGGTGCTGCGCGTCACCGGCAAGGGCGGCAAGACGCGGCTGGTGCCGGTGCTGCCGATCGGGCTGCGGGCGATCGCCGAATACCGCCGGCTCTGCCCCTATCATCTCGATCCGAAGGGCCTGCTGTTTCGCGGCGCCCGCGGCGGCCCGCTCAACCCGGCCATCGTCCAGCGCGACATGGCCAAGCTGCGCTCGGCGCTCAATCTGCCCGACACCGCCACGCCGCACGCCTTGCGCCATTCCTTCGCCACGCATCTGCTTGGGCGCGGCGGCGACCTGCGCACCATCCAGGAACTTTTGGGCCACGCCAGCCTGTCGACGACGCAGATCTACACCGGCGTCGACACCGCGAGGCTGCTCGAAGTCTATGAAGCGGCCCATCCGCGGGCGTAA
- the rimM gene encoding ribosome maturation factor RimM (Essential for efficient processing of 16S rRNA), producing MTKPQNPVQMAVIGAAHGIKGELRVKTFTGDPLALADYGPLYARDGRAFQIVDIRSANTVVVVRFKGISDRNAAEALAGTELFVDRSMLPDNGEEDEFYHADLVGLAVRDDTGADIGKVVAVHNFGGGDILDVTLGERKGVLIPFTQAAVPDVSIKEGFLRIDPAAAGLIDDEDGDEPGRDGFDPKGRPRGPKDAGGNR from the coding sequence ATGACCAAACCGCAAAACCCCGTCCAGATGGCCGTGATCGGCGCCGCCCACGGCATCAAGGGCGAATTGCGCGTGAAGACCTTCACCGGCGATCCGCTGGCGCTGGCCGACTATGGGCCGCTCTATGCCAGGGACGGCCGCGCCTTCCAGATCGTCGACATCAGGTCGGCCAACACGGTCGTCGTGGTCCGCTTCAAGGGCATCAGCGACCGCAACGCCGCCGAGGCGCTCGCCGGCACGGAATTGTTCGTCGACCGCTCAATGCTGCCGGACAATGGCGAAGAGGACGAATTCTATCATGCCGATCTCGTCGGGTTGGCGGTCCGGGACGATACCGGTGCTGACATCGGCAAGGTTGTCGCCGTGCACAATTTCGGCGGCGGCGACATTCTCGACGTGACGCTCGGCGAGCGCAAAGGCGTGCTGATCCCGTTCACGCAGGCCGCCGTGCCTGACGTGTCGATCAAAGAGGGCTTCCTCCGTATCGATCCGGCGGCGGCGGGCTTGATCGATGACGAAGACGGCGACGAACCCGGCCGCGACGGTTTCGACCCGAAGGGCAGGCCGCGCGGGCCGAAGGACGCCGGGGGCAACCGGTGA